One region of Mucilaginibacter gotjawali genomic DNA includes:
- a CDS encoding RICIN domain-containing protein: MVTVPPDTTVVIPGTFPAVPADSLRGVNWACDGDNFSDGILVLSGLSSSDSYATVTSKSNSILSGIQTNTGANTIRIPVNYPTVTTSWWASYTGVIDAAIAKNMNVILGYWEGASSKDGQIDNTAQFWSMWQIIVNKYSSNPHVFFEIFNEPHGYTLTDWTAICANWLSKYPAASQTHVLVDGTSYAQDLTGVGADSRLTKCLLSIHDYAFFSNGSLTTAAQWEARLKANVGNYANRAILTEFGDVMNSGINYTVAIGGSADIASIQGLTNEVRALNMGAVYWPGIRNGDTYALQQLGGNAASPTVTTTNASGLSRLQYAWGVGTGGTDVFYAGAYYRFLNVNSGNALDVNGASTASGAAIIQWPQNGGNNQQWIITDNGGGYYKITNRNSGDVLDVNSASTASGASIIQWPWSGASNQQWQLTSVSTGVYKVINRNSGMALDVNGASTASGAGLIQSTWSGANNQQWTIVQQ; the protein is encoded by the coding sequence ATGGTAACTGTACCCCCGGATACAACAGTAGTAATACCAGGGACATTTCCTGCCGTTCCTGCTGATTCGCTCCGGGGAGTAAATTGGGCGTGTGATGGTGATAACTTTAGCGATGGGATTTTGGTATTAAGCGGATTGTCCTCATCAGACAGCTACGCCACTGTTACTTCCAAATCAAATAGTATACTTTCGGGGATACAAACCAATACAGGGGCCAATACTATTCGTATCCCGGTTAACTATCCCACAGTAACAACAAGCTGGTGGGCTTCCTATACAGGCGTTATTGACGCGGCCATAGCAAAGAACATGAATGTAATATTGGGTTACTGGGAGGGGGCGTCATCAAAAGATGGCCAAATTGATAATACTGCGCAGTTTTGGTCCATGTGGCAAATCATTGTTAATAAGTATAGCAGTAACCCTCATGTTTTTTTTGAGATATTTAATGAGCCACACGGCTATACACTTACCGATTGGACAGCCATTTGTGCAAATTGGCTGAGCAAATACCCGGCAGCCTCCCAAACACATGTTTTGGTTGATGGCACATCTTATGCCCAGGACCTTACAGGAGTAGGAGCCGACAGCCGACTTACCAAATGTTTATTGTCTATCCATGATTATGCCTTCTTTAGTAACGGCAGCCTTACTACTGCCGCACAATGGGAAGCCAGGTTAAAAGCCAATGTAGGCAACTACGCCAACAGGGCTATACTCACAGAGTTTGGCGACGTTATGAATAGCGGGATCAACTATACCGTCGCAATTGGAGGCAGTGCCGATATAGCCTCGATACAAGGATTAACCAATGAAGTAAGGGCGTTAAATATGGGTGCGGTTTACTGGCCGGGGATACGCAACGGCGATACTTATGCTTTACAACAGTTAGGCGGTAACGCCGCCAGTCCAACAGTTACCACCACCAATGCTTCCGGGTTAAGCCGGTTGCAGTATGCCTGGGGAGTGGGTACAGGTGGTACCGATGTATTTTATGCAGGTGCGTACTACCGTTTCCTTAATGTGAACAGCGGCAATGCGTTGGATGTTAACGGCGCCTCTACAGCGAGCGGCGCAGCAATTATACAGTGGCCACAAAACGGAGGGAATAACCAGCAATGGATAATCACTGATAATGGCGGCGGTTATTATAAAATTACCAACCGCAACAGTGGCGATGTACTGGATGTAAATAGTGCCTCAACGGCTAGTGGAGCCAGTATAATTCAATGGCCATGGAGCGGCGCCAGCAATCAGCAATGGCAACTTACTTCCGTGTCAACAGGTGTTTATAAAGTGATTAACCGTAACAGCGGGATGGCGCTTGATGTGAATGGCGCATCTACTGCCAGTGGTGCAGGTTTAATTCAATCGACGTGGAGTGGTGCCAACAATCAGCAATGGACCATAGTGCAACAATAA
- a CDS encoding RagB/SusD family nutrient uptake outer membrane protein — protein MKTTKYIFGCFLLLSMALSACKKDFLTLNPTDKLSGTSILTDTSLFEDYVINRYLGVTLQSKEGDGSPPGFGRGFEYALWSSVTDESIYTNNDGSWVLQQGQLAADNTGIAGTIWARSYRSIRECNYALSIINGLPLSAGHKNRLIGELEFIRAFRYHDLIRNYGGVVLMGDKVTELNSNLQDPSLFNRATLAASIAYATAQLDDAASKLPLDNSSTWALGRATKGAALAVKSRLLLYAASPLYNVGSWADAAAAAKAVMDLGKYSLDQGGYSKLFLSPNSNEIIFERLYYPNTAPHTRLEIANGPNGYDGWGGNTPLQNLVDDYEMDNGKPITDATSGYDAQNPYVNRDPRFYATILYNKAPYRNSTVDVYLPGGKDSNQGPSNWNTSLTGYYLRKFMNDAYPIDNPWSVAGAQPWIYFRYAEILLNYAEAQNEAAGPDASVYQAINSVRQRTSVNMPPLVGLSQSDMRNAIRYERRVELAFEEHRFYDVRRWKIASQTENVPAYGTSVTVNSGSETGYLYAQKVALASRSFNDREYWLPIPLSEIQASNGQLKQNPGY, from the coding sequence ATGAAAACGACAAAATATATATTTGGCTGTTTCCTGCTGTTAAGCATGGCGCTATCGGCCTGTAAAAAAGATTTCCTTACCCTAAACCCTACCGACAAACTATCCGGAACTTCCATCCTTACGGATACCTCATTATTTGAAGATTATGTGATCAACCGATACCTGGGGGTTACATTACAATCTAAAGAAGGAGACGGTTCGCCTCCGGGTTTTGGCCGGGGCTTTGAATATGCCCTGTGGAGCTCAGTTACTGATGAATCAATTTACACTAATAACGATGGTTCATGGGTGCTTCAGCAGGGCCAGCTGGCAGCTGACAATACCGGTATTGCGGGTACCATCTGGGCGCGCAGCTATCGTAGCATCCGCGAATGTAATTATGCTTTAAGTATTATTAACGGGCTGCCATTGAGTGCAGGTCACAAAAACAGGCTTATTGGCGAACTTGAATTTATCCGTGCCTTTCGCTATCATGACCTGATCCGTAATTACGGGGGAGTGGTATTGATGGGAGATAAGGTGACTGAACTGAATAGCAATTTACAGGATCCAAGCCTTTTCAACCGTGCTACCCTTGCAGCATCAATTGCTTATGCTACGGCTCAATTGGATGATGCAGCTTCCAAGCTTCCCTTGGATAACAGTTCCACCTGGGCTTTAGGCCGGGCTACCAAGGGTGCGGCATTAGCAGTTAAATCAAGACTATTACTTTACGCAGCAAGCCCGTTATATAATGTGGGTAGCTGGGCCGATGCAGCAGCAGCAGCCAAAGCGGTTATGGATTTAGGCAAATACAGCCTTGATCAGGGAGGATACAGTAAATTATTTTTAAGCCCTAATAGCAATGAAATAATTTTTGAAAGGTTATACTACCCTAATACAGCGCCCCACACCCGTTTGGAAATAGCCAACGGCCCCAACGGTTACGACGGATGGGGTGGCAACACACCACTGCAGAATTTGGTAGACGATTATGAAATGGATAATGGTAAGCCGATTACTGATGCAACCTCCGGCTATGATGCGCAAAACCCTTATGTTAACCGCGATCCGCGTTTTTATGCCACTATACTTTACAACAAAGCGCCTTACAGAAATAGTACTGTCGACGTTTATTTACCCGGTGGTAAGGATAGCAACCAGGGGCCATCAAACTGGAATACCAGCTTAACCGGTTACTATTTAAGGAAATTTATGAATGACGCATATCCGATTGATAACCCATGGAGCGTTGCCGGTGCACAGCCATGGATCTATTTCAGGTATGCAGAGATCCTGTTAAACTATGCCGAAGCGCAAAATGAGGCAGCAGGCCCAGACGCCAGTGTTTACCAGGCCATTAACAGCGTTAGGCAGCGTACATCTGTAAATATGCCACCTTTGGTGGGATTGTCTCAAAGCGATATGCGAAATGCGATCAGGTATGAAAGACGCGTTGAGCTTGCTTTTGAAGAACATCGTTTTTATGATGTGCGCAGGTGGAAGATCGCTTCACAAACTGAAAATGTTCCGGCTTATGGTACTTCTGTCACTGTAAATAGCGGTAGCGAAACCGGTTATCTCTATGCGCAAAAGGTAGCGCTCGCCAGCCGTTCGTTTAACGACAGGGAGTATTGGTTACCTATACCATTGTCCGAGATCCAGGCATCAAACGGGCAGCTTAAGCAAAACCCGGGATACTGA